A stretch of Nonomuraea africana DNA encodes these proteins:
- the kdpB gene encoding potassium-transporting ATPase subunit KdpB, which yields MRTQLAGALPDALRKLNPASMWRNPVMLIVEIGAVLTTALAIAEPSFFAWAIVGWLWLTVIFANLAEAVAEGRGKAQAATLRAAKQDTMARKVSGEVVPATELKQGDSVVVEAGEIIPGDGDVVEGIATVDESAITGESAPVIRESGGDRSAVTGGTRVLSDRIVVRITQEPGESFVDRMIALVEGANRQKTPNEIALNILLAALTIIFLVATATMQPLAIFSKSVNPGVPDSIALTADGVTGIVLISLIVCLIPTTIGALLSAIGIAGMDRLVQRNVLAMSGRAVEAAGDVTTLLLDKTGTITLGNRQAGAFVPVAGVPVMELARAAQLSSLADETPEGRSIVVHAKTAYGLREREPGELDKATWVPFTAQTRMSGVDLDGREVRKGAATAVMKWVRDHGGHPTAEVGEIVDGISASGGTPLVVAEKGRVLGVIHLKDVVKEGMRERFDEMRRMGIRTVMITGDNPLTAKAIAEEAGVDDFLAEATPEDKLALIRKEQEGGRLVAMTGDGTNDAPALAQSDVGVAMNTGTSAAKEAGNMVDLDSNPTKLIEIVEIGKQLLITRGALTTFSIANDIAKYFAIIPAMFAAVYPGLDALNIMRLAGPQSAILSAVVFNALVIVALIPLALRGVRYRPASASKLLSRNLRVYGLGGIVVPFVGIKIIDLLISGIV from the coding sequence ATGCGCACGCAGCTGGCCGGCGCGCTCCCCGACGCGCTGAGGAAGCTCAACCCCGCGTCCATGTGGCGCAACCCGGTGATGCTGATCGTCGAGATCGGCGCGGTGCTGACCACCGCGCTCGCGATCGCGGAGCCGTCGTTCTTCGCCTGGGCCATCGTCGGGTGGCTCTGGCTGACGGTGATCTTCGCCAACCTGGCGGAGGCCGTCGCCGAGGGCCGCGGCAAGGCACAGGCGGCCACGTTGCGCGCGGCCAAGCAGGACACGATGGCCCGCAAGGTCTCCGGCGAGGTGGTCCCGGCCACCGAGCTGAAGCAGGGCGACAGCGTGGTCGTCGAGGCGGGGGAGATCATCCCCGGCGACGGCGACGTCGTCGAGGGCATCGCCACCGTGGACGAGTCGGCGATCACCGGTGAGTCCGCCCCCGTGATCAGGGAGTCGGGCGGCGACCGGTCCGCGGTGACGGGCGGCACGAGGGTGCTGTCCGACCGGATCGTCGTGCGGATCACCCAGGAGCCCGGCGAGAGCTTCGTGGACAGGATGATCGCCCTGGTCGAGGGCGCCAACCGGCAGAAGACCCCGAACGAGATCGCGCTGAACATCCTGCTGGCCGCGCTGACGATCATCTTCCTGGTCGCCACCGCCACCATGCAGCCGCTGGCGATCTTCTCCAAGTCGGTCAACCCGGGTGTGCCCGACTCGATCGCCCTCACCGCGGACGGTGTCACGGGCATCGTGCTGATCTCGCTGATCGTCTGCCTGATCCCGACCACGATCGGCGCCCTGCTGTCCGCCATCGGCATCGCGGGCATGGACCGCCTGGTCCAGCGCAACGTGCTGGCGATGTCCGGCCGCGCGGTGGAGGCCGCGGGCGACGTGACCACGCTGCTGCTCGACAAGACCGGCACCATCACGCTGGGCAACAGGCAGGCGGGCGCGTTCGTCCCCGTGGCGGGCGTCCCGGTCATGGAGCTGGCCAGGGCGGCGCAGTTGTCCAGCCTGGCCGACGAGACGCCGGAGGGCCGCTCGATCGTGGTCCACGCGAAGACCGCGTACGGCCTGCGCGAGCGGGAGCCGGGAGAGCTGGACAAGGCCACCTGGGTCCCGTTCACCGCGCAGACCAGGATGAGCGGCGTCGACCTCGACGGCCGCGAGGTGCGCAAGGGCGCGGCGACCGCGGTCATGAAGTGGGTGCGCGACCACGGCGGCCACCCGACCGCCGAGGTCGGCGAGATCGTGGACGGCATCTCGGCCTCGGGCGGCACCCCGCTGGTCGTCGCCGAGAAGGGCCGGGTGCTGGGCGTCATCCACCTCAAGGACGTCGTCAAGGAGGGCATGCGCGAGCGGTTCGACGAGATGCGCCGCATGGGCATCAGGACCGTGATGATCACCGGTGACAACCCGCTGACCGCCAAGGCGATCGCGGAGGAGGCGGGCGTGGACGACTTCCTCGCCGAGGCCACCCCCGAGGACAAGCTCGCCCTGATCAGGAAGGAGCAGGAGGGCGGACGCCTGGTCGCCATGACGGGTGACGGCACCAACGACGCCCCTGCCCTCGCGCAGTCGGACGTCGGCGTCGCGATGAACACGGGGACCAGCGCCGCCAAGGAGGCGGGCAACATGGTCGACCTCGACTCCAACCCGACCAAGCTCATCGAGATCGTCGAGATCGGCAAGCAGCTCCTCATCACCCGCGGCGCGCTGACGACCTTCTCGATCGCCAACGACATCGCCAAGTACTTCGCGATCATCCCCGCGATGTTCGCGGCGGTGTACCCGGGCCTGGACGCGCTCAACATCATGCGGCTGGCCGGCCCGCAGTCGGCGATCCTGTCGGCCGTCGTCTTCAACGCCCTGGTGATCGTCGCGCTCATCCCGCTCGCCCTCCGCGGCGTGCGCTACCGGCCGGCGAGCGCGTCGAAGCTGCTGAGCCGCAATCTCCGCGTGTACGGCCTGGGCGGCATCGTCGTGCCGTTCGTCGGCATCAAGATCATTGACCTCCTCATTTCGGGAATCGTGTGA
- a CDS encoding potassium-transporting ATPase subunit C: protein MERMPSWIRQHLAALRALLVLTAVTGVVYPLAVTGVAQAVFNGKANGSLIEKDGKVVGSALIGQSFEGHREYFQSRPSAAGDGYDPTATSASNLGPEDVIDTADRKSLLTQVCARSRAVGELEGVSGARPFCTSDGVGAVLKVFGDRAVAVNQLCPATPFVADYRGVKVECARQGENYAAGRTVPVRGEVREVVVPADAVAASGSGLDPHISVAYAELQAPRVARARGVDLARVRRLVEEHTTARALGFMGEPVVNVLELNLALDRS from the coding sequence ATGGAACGCATGCCCAGCTGGATCCGCCAGCATCTGGCCGCGCTGCGCGCGCTGCTCGTGCTCACGGCGGTGACCGGCGTCGTCTACCCCCTGGCGGTCACGGGCGTGGCCCAGGCGGTGTTCAACGGCAAGGCCAACGGCTCGCTGATCGAGAAGGACGGCAAGGTGGTGGGCAGCGCGCTGATCGGCCAGTCCTTCGAAGGGCACAGGGAGTACTTCCAGAGCCGCCCCTCGGCCGCCGGCGACGGCTACGACCCGACCGCCACCTCGGCCAGCAACCTCGGTCCCGAGGACGTCATCGACACGGCGGACAGGAAGTCGCTGCTCACCCAGGTCTGCGCCAGGTCGAGGGCCGTCGGCGAGCTGGAGGGCGTCAGCGGCGCCCGTCCGTTCTGCACGTCCGACGGGGTCGGGGCGGTGCTGAAGGTCTTCGGGGACCGGGCGGTCGCCGTCAACCAGCTCTGCCCGGCCACGCCGTTCGTCGCCGACTACCGGGGCGTGAAGGTGGAGTGCGCCAGGCAGGGTGAGAACTACGCGGCGGGCAGGACCGTCCCGGTCAGGGGAGAGGTGCGCGAGGTCGTGGTGCCCGCCGACGCGGTCGCCGCCAGCGGCTCGGGCCTCGACCCGCACATCTCGGTGGCCTACGCCGAGCTGCAGGCGCCGAGGGTGGCCAGGGCGCGTGGCGTCGACCTGGCCAGGGTCAGGCGTCTCGTCGAGGAGCACACCACCGCCCGCGCGCTCGGCTTCATGGGGGAGCCGGTGGTGAACGTGCTCGAGCTCAACCTGGCGCTCGACCGATCATGA
- a CDS encoding DUF4118 domain-containing protein codes for MSMGRLRVYLGAAPGVGKTFAMLGEGRRARERGRDVVVGLVETHGRPRTAELLQGMEVVPRRTLVHRGVSFTELDVAAVVERAPKIALIDELAHTNVPGSRNAKRWQDIDEILDAGIDVISTVNIQHLESVNDVVEQITGIPQRETVPDEVVRRAGQVELVDMSPEALRRRMAHGNVYPPEKVDAALSNYFREGNLTALRELALLWVAGKVDDQLDRYRADHGIQGTWEARERVVVALTGGPEGDTLVRRAARIAARTKGADLLAVHVTSADGLSGGDPVDLALQRDLVENLGGSYHQVLGDDIPRALLDFARGVNATQLVLGASRRGRFAQILSRGVGVETTALSGSIDVHMITHEEAKRGRRRPERAALTRKRRLAGWACAVLGMPLLTLLLAPFRDVLSLPSEILFFLCLVIGVALVGGRWPAITAAVGGSLLLNWFFTPPIGHLTIADPENLFALIVFVVVAAAVSAIVDMAARRTREAASAGADAEVLATLAGHVLRGDAALPSLLARLRETFGLTTVTLLERDGGPGHDWRIVATSGGPPCASPGVADTDVVIDENLVLAARGRLLDASDRRVLEAFAAEAAVALRHERLREAAEQAKPLAEADRMRTALLAAVSHDLRTPLASAKAAVESLSNTEIAWSAEDRAELLATAEESLVRLDRLVENLLDMSRLQAGVLGLVLQPVALEEIVPRAIDDLGPARDRIEGDVSVELPEIAADPALLERVLVNLMTNAVRHSPQEAKVLISASRHGDRVEIRVVDRGPGIPVEARERVFLPFQRLGDRDNHAGVGLGLALSRGLAEAMGGTLVPDETPGGGLTMTLSMPIPA; via the coding sequence ATGAGCATGGGCCGGCTGCGCGTCTACCTCGGGGCGGCGCCGGGGGTCGGCAAGACCTTCGCGATGCTCGGCGAGGGACGCAGGGCCCGCGAGCGGGGCAGGGACGTGGTCGTAGGCCTCGTCGAGACCCACGGCCGCCCCCGTACCGCCGAGCTGCTCCAGGGCATGGAGGTGGTGCCCCGCAGGACCCTCGTCCACCGGGGGGTGAGCTTCACCGAACTCGACGTGGCCGCGGTCGTCGAACGCGCTCCGAAGATCGCGCTGATCGACGAGCTGGCGCACACGAACGTCCCCGGGTCGAGGAACGCCAAGCGCTGGCAGGACATCGACGAGATCCTCGACGCCGGGATCGACGTCATCTCCACGGTGAACATCCAGCACCTGGAGTCCGTCAACGACGTCGTCGAGCAGATCACCGGCATCCCGCAGCGCGAGACGGTGCCCGACGAGGTGGTACGGCGGGCCGGCCAGGTCGAGCTGGTCGACATGTCACCCGAGGCGCTGCGGCGCAGAATGGCGCACGGCAACGTGTACCCGCCAGAGAAGGTCGACGCGGCACTGTCGAACTACTTCCGCGAGGGCAACCTGACCGCGCTGCGCGAACTCGCCCTGCTCTGGGTCGCGGGCAAGGTCGACGACCAGCTCGACCGCTACCGGGCCGACCACGGGATCCAGGGCACGTGGGAGGCGCGCGAGCGCGTCGTCGTCGCGCTGACCGGGGGCCCCGAAGGCGACACCCTCGTACGGCGGGCCGCCCGCATCGCCGCCAGGACCAAGGGCGCCGACCTGCTGGCCGTCCACGTCACCAGCGCCGACGGCCTGTCAGGAGGCGACCCGGTCGACCTGGCCCTCCAGCGCGACCTCGTGGAGAACCTGGGCGGCAGCTACCACCAGGTGCTCGGCGACGACATCCCCCGCGCGCTGCTCGACTTCGCCCGCGGCGTCAACGCCACCCAGCTGGTGCTGGGCGCCTCGCGCCGCGGCAGGTTCGCGCAGATCCTGTCGCGCGGGGTGGGGGTCGAGACGACGGCGCTGTCCGGGTCCATCGACGTCCACATGATCACGCACGAGGAGGCCAAGAGAGGGCGCAGGCGTCCCGAACGGGCGGCGCTCACCAGGAAGCGCAGGCTGGCGGGGTGGGCGTGCGCCGTGCTCGGCATGCCGCTGCTGACCCTGCTGCTCGCCCCGTTCCGAGACGTGCTCTCGCTGCCCAGCGAGATCCTGTTCTTCCTGTGCCTGGTCATCGGGGTGGCGCTCGTCGGCGGGAGGTGGCCCGCGATCACCGCGGCGGTCGGCGGGTCGCTGCTGCTCAACTGGTTCTTCACGCCGCCGATCGGCCACCTCACCATCGCCGATCCGGAGAACCTGTTCGCGCTGATCGTCTTCGTGGTGGTCGCGGCGGCGGTGAGCGCGATCGTGGACATGGCCGCCCGCCGTACCAGAGAGGCCGCCAGTGCCGGCGCGGACGCCGAGGTGCTCGCCACGCTGGCGGGGCACGTGCTGCGCGGCGACGCCGCGCTGCCCTCGCTGCTGGCCCGGCTGCGCGAGACCTTCGGGCTCACCACGGTGACCCTGCTGGAGCGGGACGGCGGGCCGGGCCACGACTGGCGGATCGTCGCCACGTCGGGAGGGCCGCCGTGCGCGAGCCCCGGCGTGGCGGACACCGACGTCGTGATCGACGAGAACCTGGTGCTCGCGGCGCGCGGCCGGCTGCTCGACGCCAGCGACCGCCGCGTGCTGGAGGCGTTCGCCGCCGAAGCCGCCGTCGCGCTGCGCCACGAGCGCCTGCGGGAGGCGGCCGAGCAGGCCAAGCCGCTGGCGGAGGCCGACAGGATGCGCACCGCGCTGCTCGCCGCCGTCAGCCACGACCTGCGCACGCCGCTGGCCTCGGCCAAGGCCGCGGTGGAGAGCCTGAGCAACACCGAGATCGCCTGGTCGGCCGAGGACAGGGCGGAGCTGCTGGCCACCGCCGAGGAATCGCTCGTCAGGCTGGACCGGCTGGTGGAGAACCTGCTCGACATGAGCAGGTTGCAGGCGGGCGTGCTCGGGCTCGTGCTCCAGCCCGTCGCGCTGGAGGAGATCGTGCCGCGCGCGATCGACGACCTCGGCCCGGCCAGGGACAGGATCGAGGGCGACGTCTCCGTCGAGCTGCCCGAGATCGCGGCCGATCCCGCCTTGCTCGAACGGGTGCTGGTCAACCTGATGACCAACGCCGTCCGCCACAGCCCGCAGGAGGCGAAGGTCCTGATCAGCGCCAGCCGGCACGGCGACCGCGTCGAGATCAGGGTGGTCGACAGGGGACCGGGCATTCCCGTCGAGGCGCGCGAGCGGGTGTTCCTGCCGTTCCAGCGCCTGGGCGACCGGGACAACCACGCGGGCGTCGGCCTCGGGCTCGCGCTGTCGCGAGGGCTCGCCGAGGCCATGGGCGGCACCCTCGTTCCCGACGAGACGCCAGGCGGCGGTCTCACGATGACCCTCAGCATGCCGATCCCCGCCTGA
- a CDS encoding ArsR/SmtB family transcription factor codes for MNEYAEPLDRAAAEEYASWFKALADATRIQLVSLLARRRQPMTVGEIVAASGVGQSTVSHHLKILAEVRFVLVDRQGTSSFYRINEACVSCFPTAADVVMGNPVPPAPTCD; via the coding sequence ATGAACGAGTATGCGGAGCCTCTGGACAGGGCCGCGGCCGAGGAGTACGCGAGCTGGTTCAAGGCGCTGGCCGACGCCACGCGCATCCAGCTCGTGTCGCTGCTGGCCAGGCGCCGGCAGCCGATGACCGTGGGCGAGATCGTCGCGGCCTCGGGCGTGGGGCAGTCGACCGTGTCCCACCACCTGAAGATCCTCGCCGAGGTGCGCTTCGTCCTGGTCGACAGGCAGGGCACCTCCAGCTTCTACCGCATCAACGAGGCCTGCGTGAGCTGCTTCCCCACCGCCGCCGACGTGGTGATGGGCAACCCCGTGCCGCCCGCCCCCACCTGCGACTGA
- a CDS encoding alpha/beta hydrolase fold domain-containing protein has protein sequence MKEARGAARRDDDLSRRAGHLRVAVVFVNYSLSPEARYPVAIGENYAAAQWVVRHGAEHGLDPSRIAVAGDSVGRSPLCGPRRRCSPIPPTSTAPCR, from the coding sequence CTGAAGGAGGCCCGGGGAGCGGCGCGGAGAGATGACGACCTCTCTCGACGAGCTGGACATCTTCGCGTGGCGGTGGTGTTCGTCAACTACAGCCTCTCGCCCGAGGCCCGCTACCCGGTCGCCATCGGCGAGAACTACGCGGCGGCCCAGTGGGTGGTACGGCACGGCGCCGAGCACGGGCTCGACCCGTCGAGGATCGCGGTGGCGGGGGACTCGGTGGGCCGATCTCCTCTCTGCGGGCCGCGGCGCCGGTGCTCACCAATCCCGCCAACATCCACCGCGCCGTGCCGCTGA
- a CDS encoding ArsO family NAD(P)H-dependent flavin-containing monooxygenase yields MTVRPRSVDVVVVGGGQAGLAAGYHLRRAGADFVILDAQEAPGGAWRHAWPSLRLFSPAQYSSLPGRMMPSPPGGGYPDAANTVAYLADYERRYQLPIVRPTTVRAVRRGERGLLVETGDGVWPARAVISATGTWWRPYVPHYPGIRGFLGEQLHTAGYRGPAPFRDRRVVIVGGANSAAQILAEVSTVAQTTWVTLRPPRLLPDEVDGRALFALATRRARDDGPGIGDLGDIVAVPPVREARERGVLKAEPMFSRITPEGVAWPDGTSQACDAIIWCTGFRPALNHLAPLRLRGPDGLIPVEGTRALGEPRLHLLGYGDWTGPAAATLIGAGRTARDTVAEVTRRLTGTR; encoded by the coding sequence ATGACGGTCCGCCCTCGCTCGGTCGACGTCGTGGTCGTCGGCGGCGGGCAGGCGGGTCTCGCGGCCGGCTACCACCTGCGCCGCGCGGGCGCCGACTTCGTCATCCTCGACGCCCAGGAGGCTCCCGGCGGCGCGTGGCGGCACGCCTGGCCGTCCCTGCGGCTGTTCTCCCCCGCGCAGTACAGCTCGCTGCCGGGCCGGATGATGCCCTCGCCGCCCGGCGGCGGCTACCCCGACGCGGCGAACACCGTCGCCTACCTGGCCGACTACGAGCGGCGATACCAGCTGCCGATCGTCCGCCCCACCACGGTGCGGGCCGTACGCAGGGGAGAGCGCGGGCTGCTCGTCGAGACCGGTGACGGCGTGTGGCCCGCCCGCGCCGTGATCAGCGCGACCGGCACGTGGTGGCGCCCCTACGTCCCGCACTATCCCGGCATCCGCGGCTTCCTCGGCGAGCAGCTCCACACCGCCGGCTACCGGGGTCCCGCGCCCTTCCGCGACCGGCGCGTGGTGATCGTCGGCGGCGCCAACTCCGCCGCCCAGATCCTCGCCGAGGTCTCCACGGTGGCGCAGACCACCTGGGTCACCCTGCGCCCGCCCCGGCTGCTGCCCGACGAGGTGGACGGCCGCGCCCTGTTCGCCCTGGCCACCCGCCGCGCCCGCGACGACGGCCCCGGCATCGGCGACCTGGGCGACATCGTCGCCGTTCCCCCTGTCCGCGAGGCCAGGGAGCGAGGTGTGCTGAAGGCCGAGCCGATGTTCTCCAGGATCACGCCCGAGGGCGTCGCCTGGCCGGACGGCACCAGCCAGGCGTGCGACGCCATCATCTGGTGCACGGGCTTCCGGCCCGCGCTGAACCACCTCGCCCCGCTGCGCCTGCGCGGCCCCGACGGGCTGATCCCGGTCGAGGGCACCAGGGCGCTCGGCGAACCCCGGCTTCACCTGCTCGGATACGGCGACTGGACGGGTCCGGCGGCCGCCACGCTGATCGGCGCCGGCCGTACGGCCCGCGACACCGTCGCCGAGGTGACGCGGCGGCTGACGGGCACCCGGTAG
- a CDS encoding DUF7144 family membrane protein encodes MADNARVTGWIGWIWFAGMIMIMAGLFNVLTGLLAIIDDDLYVPAAGRLLAFDISGWGWIHLLLGIVLTVTGVALSLGQGWARVAGVVLVMLNAVTQMAWIGVNPWWSLIVIALDVVVIYAIVVHGGEARALSD; translated from the coding sequence ATGGCAGACAACGCACGGGTCACCGGCTGGATCGGGTGGATCTGGTTCGCCGGCATGATCATGATCATGGCCGGACTGTTCAATGTCCTGACCGGCCTGCTCGCGATCATCGACGACGACCTCTACGTCCCCGCCGCCGGTCGGCTGCTGGCGTTCGACATCAGCGGCTGGGGGTGGATCCACCTCCTCCTCGGCATCGTGCTGACGGTCACCGGTGTCGCGTTGTCGCTGGGCCAGGGCTGGGCCAGGGTGGCGGGGGTGGTCCTGGTGATGCTCAACGCGGTGACCCAGATGGCGTGGATCGGCGTCAACCCGTGGTGGTCGCTGATCGTCATCGCCCTCGACGTGGTGGTCATCTACGCGATCGTCGTCCACGGAGGCGAAGCACGGGCCCTGAGCGACTGA
- a CDS encoding VWA domain-containing protein, translated as MSDENRRQVLYWRLMARLFEPEEQPSLEAASVAIVEDIGLPAALLDPSVSMDNLLQRFPEIDLEDPDPVRRAAVVSKLLLNVFNTGSGTVTATQLATWKRDAACFQQVMGEGHGLQEIEADLVKRMHLREVLADPKLAGQLTPSMSLIEQLLRDKANLSGIALANAKALIRRFVDEVAQVLRTQVEKTSSGVIDRSVPPKRVYRNLDLERTIWKNLTNWSPEDERLYVDKLFYRQTAKRTTPAKLIVVVDQSGSMVDSMVNCTILASIFAGLPKVDVHLIAYDTRALDLTPWVHDPFEVLLRTNLGGGNDGPVAMAMARPKITDPRNTVMVWISDFYEFDRSQPLYEGIEAVHRSGVKFIPVGSVNSSGQQSVDPWFRKKLKDLGTPVISGHIRKLVFELKSFLA; from the coding sequence ATGAGCGACGAGAACAGGCGGCAGGTCCTCTACTGGCGCCTCATGGCCCGGCTGTTCGAGCCGGAGGAGCAGCCCTCGCTCGAGGCGGCCAGCGTGGCGATCGTGGAGGACATCGGCCTGCCCGCCGCGCTCCTCGACCCCTCGGTGTCGATGGACAACCTGCTGCAACGCTTCCCCGAGATCGACCTGGAGGACCCGGACCCCGTCCGCAGGGCCGCCGTGGTCTCCAAGCTGCTGCTCAACGTCTTCAACACCGGTTCGGGGACGGTCACCGCCACCCAGCTGGCCACCTGGAAACGCGACGCCGCGTGCTTCCAGCAGGTGATGGGCGAGGGCCACGGCCTCCAGGAGATCGAGGCCGACCTGGTCAAGCGCATGCACCTGCGCGAGGTCCTGGCCGATCCGAAGCTGGCCGGACAGCTCACCCCCAGCATGTCGCTCATCGAGCAGCTGCTGCGCGACAAGGCCAACCTGTCGGGCATCGCGCTGGCCAACGCCAAGGCGCTGATCCGCAGGTTCGTCGACGAGGTCGCGCAGGTGCTGCGCACCCAGGTCGAGAAGACCAGCTCGGGCGTGATCGACAGGTCGGTGCCGCCGAAGCGGGTCTACCGCAACCTCGACCTCGAGCGGACGATCTGGAAGAACCTCACCAACTGGAGCCCGGAGGACGAGCGGCTCTACGTGGACAAGCTCTTCTACCGGCAGACGGCGAAGAGAACCACCCCGGCCAAACTCATCGTGGTCGTCGACCAGTCGGGCTCGATGGTCGACTCAATGGTCAACTGCACGATCCTGGCCTCGATCTTCGCCGGGCTGCCCAAGGTGGACGTGCACCTGATCGCCTATGACACCCGCGCCCTGGACCTCACGCCGTGGGTGCACGACCCGTTCGAGGTGCTGCTGCGCACCAACCTCGGCGGCGGCAACGACGGTCCCGTCGCGATGGCCATGGCGCGGCCGAAGATCACCGATCCGCGCAACACCGTCATGGTGTGGATCTCGGACTTCTACGAGTTCGACCGGTCGCAGCCGCTCTACGAGGGCATCGAGGCCGTCCACCGGTCGGGGGTGAAGTTCATCCCCGTAGGCTCGGTGAACAGCTCGGGCCAGCAGAGCGTCGACCCGTGGTTCCGGAAGAAACTCAAGGACCTCGGCACGCCGGTTATTTCCGGACATATCCGCAAACTCGTCTTCGAGCTCAAGAGCTTCCTCGCCTAG
- a CDS encoding ATP-binding protein yields MLRAPAESKYADELDYLESIDKGPKPFSWRLSPRMVRIFVLGSERADGLDREIPQKWFGDRSFVERSIVTLASDRGLLLIGDPGTGKSWLAELLAAAISRNSTLVVQGTAGTTEDHIKYSWNVSMVIAKGQSRESMIPSPIMTAMEQGVIGRFEELTRSTSDVQDALISILSEKYVSIPELGENDDNIVFAQPGFSIIATANSRDRGVNDLSSALKRRFNFVRIPVVTNKKSEAEIVRFRTTELLRRHQIELDVPPTLLDILLQSFADLRAGAASATSDDQKLESALSTAEQIGVLEDAILHSQFFGDSTLRAATLAGSLVGSLARRTPEDLAILNKYWHGVVEPRSKKEGGEWPEFLEGGRQAIATLS; encoded by the coding sequence GTGCTGCGCGCCCCCGCTGAATCCAAGTACGCCGACGAGCTCGACTACCTGGAGTCGATCGACAAAGGACCCAAGCCGTTCTCCTGGCGGCTCAGCCCCCGCATGGTGCGGATCTTCGTGCTCGGCTCCGAGCGCGCCGACGGCCTCGACCGCGAGATCCCGCAGAAGTGGTTCGGCGACCGCAGCTTCGTCGAGCGCAGCATCGTCACGCTGGCCTCCGACCGCGGCCTGCTGCTGATCGGCGACCCCGGCACCGGTAAGAGCTGGCTCGCCGAGCTGCTCGCCGCGGCCATCAGCCGCAACTCCACCCTGGTCGTGCAGGGTACGGCCGGCACCACCGAGGACCACATCAAGTACTCGTGGAACGTCTCCATGGTCATCGCCAAGGGCCAGTCCCGCGAGTCGATGATCCCCTCGCCGATCATGACGGCGATGGAGCAGGGCGTGATCGGCCGCTTCGAGGAGCTGACCAGGTCCACCAGCGACGTGCAGGACGCGCTGATCTCCATCCTCTCGGAGAAGTACGTCTCCATCCCCGAGCTGGGGGAGAACGACGACAACATCGTCTTCGCCCAGCCCGGCTTCTCCATCATCGCCACCGCCAACAGCCGCGACAGGGGCGTCAACGACCTGTCCTCCGCGCTGAAGCGGCGCTTCAACTTCGTCCGCATCCCGGTGGTGACCAACAAGAAGAGCGAGGCGGAGATCGTCCGCTTCCGCACCACCGAGCTGCTGCGCCGCCACCAGATCGAGCTCGATGTGCCGCCCACGCTGCTCGACATCCTCCTGCAGAGCTTCGCCGACCTGCGCGCCGGCGCCGCCTCCGCCACCAGCGACGACCAGAAGCTGGAGTCCGCGCTGTCGACGGCCGAGCAGATCGGCGTGCTGGAGGACGCGATCCTGCACAGCCAGTTCTTCGGCGACAGCACGCTGCGGGCCGCGACGCTGGCCGGCTCGCTGGTCGGCTCGCTGGCCAGGCGCACCCCCGAGGACCTGGCGATCCTCAACAAGTACTGGCACGGAGTCGTCGAGCCGCGCAGCAAGAAGGAAGGCGGCGAGTGGCCCGAGTTCCTCGAGGGCGGTCGTCAGGCGATCGCCACGCTCTCATGA